TTAGTGATGTAACGCACTTTGTAAATGTAAATGATAACTTATTCGCATACAATCCACTTATGCACAGACATGCTCCGGAGATTGCACAAAAGCTACATGTAGATTTTGACGAGGTTAATTTTGTCCCATATTTAGTGCCTGTAACACGCGGTATGATAAGTTCTATATATATACAAGTTAGTGGTGATTTTGATGCTTTTGAACTGTTGAGAGAGTTCTATAAAGACGAACAACATGTAAGAGTATGTAAGAATCCTGTAGATATGAAAAGTGTATCTGGTACAAATTTCTGTGATATATATGTAAAACAAAAAGGTAGTGTTCTCTTTATATCGAGTGCAATTGACAACTTAATGAGAGGGGCTTCATCTCAAGCAGTAGTTAACGCAAATATTATGATGGGAGTTGATGAATCAGCTGGAATTCCAAATATAGCCTATGTCCCATAGTATAGAAGTTTTAGAGGGTGCATTTATTGTTTCAGATGCACACTACTCAAATATGCGACCGGAACTTTTAGATTTTATAAAAGATATCCATTCAAAAAAATTGAAACCAACTCAACTGATTCTTATGGGTGATATATTTGATGCTCTGTTTGGCGGAGTTTTTTACACTCAAAAAATAAACACTCAAGTAGTAAAGCTTATAAATGAAATCTCTAAAGATGTAGAGGTGATTTATCTAGAGGGAAATCACGACTTCAATTTAAAGAAAATATTTCCACAAGTAAAAATATTTCCAATTTCATTACAGCCGGTTACATGTGATTATAATGGTAAAAAAATTTTACTAGCACATGGAGATATAGAGTCTGATTTTGGATATAGAATTTATACATCTATGATTAGAAACCATCTTATTGTTTATATATTAAACATAATAGACACTTTGTCTGGGCACTACATATTAAAAAAATTAGATAAACATTTAAGTAAAAAAAATGATTGCAAAGAGTTTACTGGGTTTACTAAATATATATCAGACAGGTTAGAAAAAAAATACAGTTGTGACTGCTTTATAGAAGGGCATTTTCATCAAAACAGAACTATGATACTTGAGAAGTTTACATATATAAATTTAGGTGCTTTTGCTTGCAATCAAAGATATTTTATTGTAAAATCTGCGAAAGAACCAGAGTTATTGCAAGAGAAAATTTTCTCTAAAGGGAATTGAAGTATGACAAGAGATGAATCACTAAAGGTCGGCTCTAACGAGATGGAGCTTGTAGATTTTCGCATTTTTAAGCAAGAGGATGACAACGTATATGAAGGAATTTATGGTATCAATGTATCAAAAGTTCGTGAAATAATTAAACTACCACATTTAACAGAATTGCCTGGAACACCAGACTACATAGAGGGTATTTTTGATTTAAGAGATATTGTGATTCCTGTTGTTAATTTAGCTAAATGGATGAAAATCAAAGTGCCAGAGGAAGCTGAGAAAAATTCAAGAGTAATTATTACAGAATTCAATAATGTACTTATTGGTTTTATAGTCCATGATGCTAAAAGAATAAGACGAATTAATTGGTCAGAGATAGAGCCAGCATCTTTTGTTGGTGATTCTGGAACACTTGAGGGAAGTAAGATAACAGGTGTTACCAGAATAGAGGGCGACAATGTACTTCTGATTTTGGATTTAGAGAGCGTTGTTGAAGATTTAGGTCTATATGCACCTGACACACAGAGCGTTCCTGCTGAGATAGAAAAATTTACCGGATTAGCACTTATTTTAGATGATAGTCCAACTGCTAGAAGGATTGTAAAAGAAGCAGTTGTTAAAATGGGATTTAAAGTCATGGAAGCCGGAGATGGCAAAGAGGGTCTTGAAAAGCTTGAAGAGATATACAAAGCATATGGAGAAGACGTAGCAAATAATCTTAAAATTATTATTTCTGATGTTGAGATGCCAAAAATGGATGGTTTCCATTTTGCAGCAAATGTCAGAGATGATGTCAGGTTTAAAGGTATTCCAATCGTGTTCAACTCATCTATTAGTGATCACTTTAGTGAAGCTAGGGGTAAAGAAGCAGGCGGAGAGGGTTATTTAGTTAAGTTTAAGGCTAAAACATTTTATGAAGAAGTGTCACGAATAATACGTGCACATATGAAAACAGGAGCGTAAATATGGATGAATTTCAGGAGATACTACAGGATTTCTTAGTTGAGTCTTTTGAGCTGATTGAGCAATTAGATCAGGATTTGGTAGAGTTAGAGAGTAGACCTAACGATTTAGAGCTTTTAAATGGGATCTTTCGTGTTGCGCATACTGTTAAAGGTGCATCATCTTTTTTAAATTTTGATGTTTTGACACACTTAACTCACCACATGGAAGATGTTTTAAACAAAGCTAGACATGGCGATTTAGTAATTGATGCAAATATTATGGATGTTATTTTACAATCTATAGATTTGATGAAATCACTTCTTGAGACTATTCGTGATACAAGCCAAGATGCCGGTATAGATGTGTCAGAATGTGTTGCAAGACTAGATAGAGTCAGCGGCGGAGATGGAAAGGTAGAAACTCCAGTAGCACAAGTACCAGAACCTGTTGTGGAAGAGACTGCGCCAGAAGCAGCTCCAGAACCAACAAGCGATGAGAGTGAGCCTGATTATGACAATATGGGTGCAGATGAACTTGAAGCTGAGATAGAGAGGCTTCTAAATGCCAGACAAGAAGAAGATAAGATTAAAAGAGCAGCTAAAATAGCAGCAGGTGAGAGTGTTCCATCTTTAGACCCAGACGATGAAGATTACTACTCAGAGCCAGAAATAATTGCTCAGCCTGTAGCATCAGCTCCAGTACATGTGGCTCCTGCTTCGAGAGCAAAAGCGGAACCAATTGAAGACGTAAAGGCAGCCGCACCTGCAAAAAAATCGAGTACTGTTGAGCAGACAATACGTGTTGATGTAAATAGACTTGACCATCTTATGAATTTAATTGGTGAGTTGGTTCTTGCGAAGAACAGACTTATTAAGATTAATGATGATGTTGAGGAACGCTATGAGGGGGAGGAGTTTCTTGAGGAGTTAAATCAAGTTGTTTCTATTGTTTCTCTTGTTACAACAGACCTACAAATAGCTGTTATGAAGACAAGAATGCTTCCTATTGGCAAAGTATTTAATAAGTTTCCAAGAATGATTCGAGACTTAACTCGTGAACTAAATAAAAAAATTGAACTTGATATCTCCGGTGAAGATACTGAGCTTGACAAATCTATTGTTGAAGAGGTTGGTGATCCTTTAGTCCACATTATCCGAAACTCATGCGATCACGGGATTGAGATCCCATCAGTTCGTGCTGAACAGGGTAAAGATGAGCAGGGTACCATCAAGTTGACTGCATACAATGAAGGCAATCAGATTATTATTCAAATAGATGATGATGGTAAGGGGCTTGACGCAGATATCTTAAAAAATAAAGCTTTGGAAAAAGGTCTTATTACTGAGAAAGAAGCTGATAATATGAGCGATAAAGAGGCTTTTGCCCTTATTATGAAGCCAGGTTTCTCAACAGCAGCTGTAGTTACAAATGTCTCAGGTCGTGGCGTTGGTATGGATGTTGTAAAAACTAATATTGAAAAAGTTAATGGAATCATTGATATTGATAGTGAAATTGGAATTGGAACATCTATTAAGTTAAAGATTCCTCTAACTTTGGCTATTATTCAGGCACTTTTAGTTGGTGTTCAAGAGGAGCATTATGCTATTCCTCTTGCGTCAGTTTTAGAGACTGTTAGAATTTCCAAAGATGAGATTTACACAGTTGAAGGGCGCTCAGTTATGAGACTTCGTGATGAGGTTCTCTCTCTGGTTCATATTGGAGATATTTTTGAGGTTGAGCGTATATTGGACTCAAGCGAGCATGCTTATGTAGTTGTTCTCGGTTTGGGAACAAGCAAGCTTGGCTTGATAGTAGATATACTTGTTGGACAAGAGGAGATTGTTATTAAATCTCTTGGTGATTTCCTAAAAGGTATAGAAGGTGTTGCTGGTGCAACTATCCGTGGCGATGGAGGCGTTACACTAATTGTTGATGTAATAGCTCTTATGGATATAGCCAAAAAAGTAAAATCAACAGTTCGTAATGACAGTGCAGAAAAAGCGGCTCTATTGTCACGCGACAAGACTAAAAGAAGTGATTACACAGTTATGATTGTAGATGACTCTAAAACAGATAGAACAATTATGAGAAAAGCACTTGAACCACTAGGAATTACTTTAGTTGAAGCGGGTGATGGACAAGAAGCACTAAATATTTTAAAGCAGGGTGATCATAATTTTGATGCAATGTTGGTAGATATTGAAATGCCTAGAATGGATGGTTATACTCTTGCTAATGAGATTAAAAAATATAACCGTTACAAAAACTTGCCTCTTATTGCTGTAACATCACGTACTGGTAAGTCAGATCGTATGCGCGGTGTTGAATCTGGAATGGTTGAATATATTACTAAGCCATACTCTGCTGACTACCTATCAAGTGTAGTTCAAAGAAATATTAATTTTAAATCGGAGTTTTTATAATGAGTGATAAATTAAAACAGATAATTGATAAGCAAAGTGCACAACAAAATAATACAGGCATTATTACTGATAATGTAGTTCAACTTGTCGGATTTGTTATTGGAGAAGAGGAATATGCTATTCCAATTTTAGCAATTCAAGAAATTATTAAGCCTTTTCCATGGACAAGAGTTCCTCAGGTTCCAAAACATGTTGTTGGTGTTTTTAATATGCGTGGGGCAGTTATCCCACTAATAGATCTTCGTATAAAATTTGGGCTAACTCCTAAAAAGCATACTGACGAGACACGTTTTATTGTTATGAGAGATGGGCATGATATTGCAGGTTTTGTAATAGACAGACTTACAATGGCAATAAGAATTAAAAAATCAGACATTGGTCCAGCTCCAGATACAATGAATGGTGACGACACAGCTATTGATGGAGTTGGTAAACAAGAGGATAGAATTATTACTATTCTTAAAGTGAACAAACTGCTAGAAAGAGATTTTTAGTAGTTTTTACATGTATCACTCATCTCTTGAAATTGAACATTCAGACAATAAGCTCTCCTTAGCGTTCACGGGAGAGCTTACTCTTTATAATATTTCAAAATATCAGAAACAGATAACTTCTATAAATTTTAATGGTGTTAAAATCGTAGAGATAGACTTTTCAAATCTTTTTTTTTTAGACAGTGCCGCTTCAATTTTTATATACAATTTACAAACCCAACTTTCCTCAAAAAACATACAAATCAATCTGCTTTGCAACAATAAAGAAATATTGGAAATATTAGAATTAATAAAAAAGCAAAAACAAAAAACAATTAAAATTTCACCCAATAAAGATATAAGTATTATAGAAAAGATAGGAATTAAAATTCATAGAAGCTATAAAGGATTTTTATCTTTAATGGCTTTTATGGGTGAGTTATTTATAAATATACTCTATTACTTTTTTTCAATTAAAAATATAAGGTATAAAGAGATTGCTTTTGAGATAAATGAAAGTGCTATAAAAGCAGTTGGCATTGTAGCTATAACTAGTTTTTTGATAGGCATAGTAGTAGCTTATCAGTCAGCATTTCAATTGAAATTGTTCGGGGCAAATGTATTTATAGTTGATATACTAGGGTTGTCAATACTTAGAGAGATATCACCACTTATTACAGCTATAGTAATTGCAGGAAGAAGCGGTTCGGCTTTTACTGCTCAAATAGGTGCTATGAAAATCACTGAGGAACTTGATGCCATGAGAACTATGGGTTTTGACCCATATAAGTTTTTAGTACTTCCTCGTGTAATTGCTTTAATGATAGCCATGCCAATACTTATTTTTTTATCAGATGTAATGGCTATTTTAGGTGGGATGCTTGTGGCAAATGTAGATTTGGATATCACTGTAAATCTTTTTTTAGATAGGTTTAGTGATGTTATTGCGGTAAAACACTTTTATATTGGGATTGTTAAAGGACCGTTCTTTGCTTTTTTTATTGCAACGATAGGAATATACCGAGGATTAATGGTTAAAAATGACACCCAGAGTATAGGATTTAACACAACTAAAAGTGTTGTAGAATCTATTTTTGCTGTCATTATTTGTGATGCACTATTTTCAATAGCCTTTACTAACTTGGGGATATAATGAGTAATCTTATAGAAGTTAGAGATGTTAGCACTATTTTTGATGATAGATTGGTGCATAATGGAGTTAGTTTAAGTGTAAAAGAGGGTGAGATTTATGGGCTTTTAGGTCCAAGCGGATGTGGGAAAACTACTCTTCTTCGTGAGATGGTGATGCTTCAAAGTAGTTATAGCGGAAGTATAGAAGTATTAGGACATAACTTACATCATATTAAACATGAAGAAGCTCAGCAGTTAAGACGAAAATGGGGAGTTTTATTTCAAGGAGGAGCACTATTTTCATCGTTAAGTGTAAGAGATAACATTGCACTTCCTCTTATTGAATATACTGATTTGTCTGCAAAGATGATCAATGAGATAGTTGAGTTTAAGATAAATATAGTCGGATTGAAATTGCAAGACGCTGATTTGTATCCATCTCAAATAAGTGGCGGAATGAAGAAAAAAGCAGCCTTGGCACGCTCCTTGGCAATGGATCCAAAACTTCTTTTTTTGGATGAACCCACAAGCGGATTGGACCCTATCTCTGCAAGAGAATTTGATAATTTAATTTTAAAACTTAGAGACCTTTTAGGCTTAACAATTGTAATGGTTTCACACGACTTACAATCAATTTATGATACACTTGATTCTGTTGCAATCATTGACAATAAAAAGATAGTTTATGAAGGAAGTTTAGATAGGATAAAGTCTGTAGAGAGTGAGTTTATACAGATATTTTTTGGGAATCATTATGAATAATAGAGTCAATTATAGTTTAGTCGGTTTTTTGGTACTTTTAAGTTTGGCTATGATGCTAGGGTTTGCATATTGGCTTTTAAAACCATCTGCAGAAGATGAGATGCAAAAATATCTTATATACTTTGATGAATCTGTTTTAGGCCTTAATACTGATGCATCGGTAAAGTACAGAGGTGTTAGTGTTGGTAAAGTTGAAAAACTCAGCAT
The sequence above is drawn from the Candidatus Sulfurimonas baltica genome and encodes:
- a CDS encoding UDP-2,3-diacylglucosamine diphosphatase; its protein translation is MSHSIEVLEGAFIVSDAHYSNMRPELLDFIKDIHSKKLKPTQLILMGDIFDALFGGVFYTQKINTQVVKLINEISKDVEVIYLEGNHDFNLKKIFPQVKIFPISLQPVTCDYNGKKILLAHGDIESDFGYRIYTSMIRNHLIVYILNIIDTLSGHYILKKLDKHLSKKNDCKEFTGFTKYISDRLEKKYSCDCFIEGHFHQNRTMILEKFTYINLGAFACNQRYFIVKSAKEPELLQEKIFSKGN
- a CDS encoding chemotaxis protein, whose amino-acid sequence is MTRDESLKVGSNEMELVDFRIFKQEDDNVYEGIYGINVSKVREIIKLPHLTELPGTPDYIEGIFDLRDIVIPVVNLAKWMKIKVPEEAEKNSRVIITEFNNVLIGFIVHDAKRIRRINWSEIEPASFVGDSGTLEGSKITGVTRIEGDNVLLILDLESVVEDLGLYAPDTQSVPAEIEKFTGLALILDDSPTARRIVKEAVVKMGFKVMEAGDGKEGLEKLEEIYKAYGEDVANNLKIIISDVEMPKMDGFHFAANVRDDVRFKGIPIVFNSSISDHFSEARGKEAGGEGYLVKFKAKTFYEEVSRIIRAHMKTGA
- a CDS encoding hybrid sensor histidine kinase/response regulator, translating into MDEFQEILQDFLVESFELIEQLDQDLVELESRPNDLELLNGIFRVAHTVKGASSFLNFDVLTHLTHHMEDVLNKARHGDLVIDANIMDVILQSIDLMKSLLETIRDTSQDAGIDVSECVARLDRVSGGDGKVETPVAQVPEPVVEETAPEAAPEPTSDESEPDYDNMGADELEAEIERLLNARQEEDKIKRAAKIAAGESVPSLDPDDEDYYSEPEIIAQPVASAPVHVAPASRAKAEPIEDVKAAAPAKKSSTVEQTIRVDVNRLDHLMNLIGELVLAKNRLIKINDDVEERYEGEEFLEELNQVVSIVSLVTTDLQIAVMKTRMLPIGKVFNKFPRMIRDLTRELNKKIELDISGEDTELDKSIVEEVGDPLVHIIRNSCDHGIEIPSVRAEQGKDEQGTIKLTAYNEGNQIIIQIDDDGKGLDADILKNKALEKGLITEKEADNMSDKEAFALIMKPGFSTAAVVTNVSGRGVGMDVVKTNIEKVNGIIDIDSEIGIGTSIKLKIPLTLAIIQALLVGVQEEHYAIPLASVLETVRISKDEIYTVEGRSVMRLRDEVLSLVHIGDIFEVERILDSSEHAYVVVLGLGTSKLGLIVDILVGQEEIVIKSLGDFLKGIEGVAGATIRGDGGVTLIVDVIALMDIAKKVKSTVRNDSAEKAALLSRDKTKRSDYTVMIVDDSKTDRTIMRKALEPLGITLVEAGDGQEALNILKQGDHNFDAMLVDIEMPRMDGYTLANEIKKYNRYKNLPLIAVTSRTGKSDRMRGVESGMVEYITKPYSADYLSSVVQRNINFKSEFL
- a CDS encoding chemotaxis protein CheW, which codes for MSDKLKQIIDKQSAQQNNTGIITDNVVQLVGFVIGEEEYAIPILAIQEIIKPFPWTRVPQVPKHVVGVFNMRGAVIPLIDLRIKFGLTPKKHTDETRFIVMRDGHDIAGFVIDRLTMAIRIKKSDIGPAPDTMNGDDTAIDGVGKQEDRIITILKVNKLLERDF
- a CDS encoding MlaE family lipid ABC transporter permease subunit, giving the protein MYHSSLEIEHSDNKLSLAFTGELTLYNISKYQKQITSINFNGVKIVEIDFSNLFFLDSAASIFIYNLQTQLSSKNIQINLLCNNKEILEILELIKKQKQKTIKISPNKDISIIEKIGIKIHRSYKGFLSLMAFMGELFINILYYFFSIKNIRYKEIAFEINESAIKAVGIVAITSFLIGIVVAYQSAFQLKLFGANVFIVDILGLSILREISPLITAIVIAGRSGSAFTAQIGAMKITEELDAMRTMGFDPYKFLVLPRVIALMIAMPILIFLSDVMAILGGMLVANVDLDITVNLFLDRFSDVIAVKHFYIGIVKGPFFAFFIATIGIYRGLMVKNDTQSIGFNTTKSVVESIFAVIICDALFSIAFTNLGI
- a CDS encoding ABC transporter ATP-binding protein, with the protein product MSNLIEVRDVSTIFDDRLVHNGVSLSVKEGEIYGLLGPSGCGKTTLLREMVMLQSSYSGSIEVLGHNLHHIKHEEAQQLRRKWGVLFQGGALFSSLSVRDNIALPLIEYTDLSAKMINEIVEFKINIVGLKLQDADLYPSQISGGMKKKAALARSLAMDPKLLFLDEPTSGLDPISAREFDNLILKLRDLLGLTIVMVSHDLQSIYDTLDSVAIIDNKKIVYEGSLDRIKSVESEFIQIFFGNHYE